One genomic region from Thermoleptolyngbya sichuanensis A183 encodes:
- a CDS encoding phosphatase PAP2 family protein, with translation MVEEVKEALVQDKTIQDKTALAVSLATSLWILGVGLPLAGFGLLGFGVWKLGNFLWDEPILQAVHAASTPALDRIAQGMTRLGSPWILPPLAGLMAIALVPLQRWRSLLYVVLSLAGSTLINISLKDLWKRARPFLWESGAPRPHDFSFPSGHAMTSVAIGVVLLILLGASRWRPWAALFGVLFVLAIGWTRLYLGVHYPSDILGGWLMAIAWTVGLSLLIQPQREK, from the coding sequence ATGGTCGAGGAAGTCAAAGAGGCACTAGTTCAGGATAAAACGATCCAGGATAAAACCGCTTTAGCCGTGTCTCTGGCGACGAGCCTGTGGATTTTGGGCGTGGGGCTGCCGCTGGCGGGCTTTGGGCTGCTGGGCTTTGGCGTTTGGAAATTGGGTAATTTTCTCTGGGATGAGCCGATTTTGCAGGCCGTTCATGCGGCTAGTACGCCTGCGCTCGATCGGATTGCCCAGGGGATGACGCGGTTGGGGTCGCCCTGGATCTTGCCGCCGCTGGCGGGGCTGATGGCCATCGCCCTAGTTCCGCTGCAACGCTGGCGATCGCTCCTCTACGTGGTGCTGTCCCTGGCTGGCAGCACCCTGATTAACATTAGCCTCAAGGACTTGTGGAAGCGCGCTCGCCCCTTTTTGTGGGAGTCTGGCGCACCCCGTCCGCATGATTTCTCGTTTCCCAGCGGCCACGCCATGACGAGCGTTGCCATCGGGGTCGTGCTGCTGATCTTGCTGGGGGCATCGCGCTGGCGGCCGTGGGCTGCGTTGTTTGGGGTGCTATTCGTCTTAGCAATCGGCTGGACGCGGCTCTATCTGGGCGTGCATTATCCCAGCGATATTCTGGGGGGCTGGCTGATGGCGATCGCCTGGACGGTTGGCCTATCCCTGCTGATCCAGCCGCAGCGCGAAAAGTAG
- the nblR gene encoding response regulator transcription factor NblR, whose translation MAQTPTPRVLLVEPDEILAHSLSNDLRESGYETAIAHDYTTGIRQATEFQPSLIVIDRMLGGESGLSLCQQLRASGARVPVVLLMARDLVDDRVACLEAGADDYFLKPYRSEDFLRLVQLYLKPDTSGSEQLRFADLVLDLSTRCALRRDRVIDLTMKEFELLKYLMEHPREVLTREQILENVWGYDFMGESNVIEVYVRYLRLKIEDEGEKRLIQTVRGVGYVLREA comes from the coding sequence ATGGCTCAAACTCCTACTCCCCGCGTCTTGCTCGTCGAGCCAGATGAGATCCTGGCCCACAGCTTGAGCAATGACCTGCGCGAATCGGGCTACGAAACCGCCATCGCCCACGACTACACCACGGGGATTCGCCAGGCCACCGAATTTCAGCCATCGCTGATTGTGATTGACCGGATGCTGGGCGGCGAGTCGGGTCTATCGCTCTGCCAGCAGCTACGGGCCAGTGGAGCGCGAGTTCCTGTGGTGCTGCTGATGGCGCGGGATCTGGTGGATGATCGGGTAGCCTGTCTAGAGGCCGGAGCCGACGACTATTTTCTCAAGCCCTATCGCAGTGAAGATTTTCTGCGCCTGGTTCAGCTTTACCTGAAGCCAGACACCTCCGGCAGCGAGCAGCTGCGGTTTGCCGATCTGGTCTTGGATCTGTCTACCCGCTGCGCCCTGCGGCGAGATCGGGTGATTGACCTCACCATGAAAGAGTTTGAACTGCTGAAATACCTCATGGAGCATCCGCGAGAAGTGTTAACACGGGAGCAAATTCTAGAAAACGTCTGGGGCTACGACTTTATGGGGGAGTCGAACGTAATTGAGGTGTATGTGCGCTATCTGCGGCTCAAGATCGAAGACGAAGGCGAAAAACGGTTGATCCAGACGGTGCGCGGCGTTGGTTATGTTTTACGAGAAGCGTGA
- a CDS encoding DUF192 domain-containing protein yields MTSAVGLSALLLGCSPSPSEVSMPEVPSGGGPQETATQPFRGQVLPISAEVEIGDEQIQLEVARTPQEQAMGLMFRTELPPDRGMLFPFEFARPVQFWMQNTLIPLDMVFLLDGEVKEIVASAPPCESQPCPTYGPTSQRVNQVIELAGGRAAELGLQVGDRLDIRFLDTPRPANATP; encoded by the coding sequence ATGACAAGTGCAGTCGGATTGAGCGCCCTGCTGCTGGGCTGTAGCCCTAGCCCATCGGAGGTGTCGATGCCAGAGGTGCCCTCCGGCGGTGGCCCACAGGAAACGGCGACCCAACCCTTTCGGGGGCAGGTTTTGCCGATTTCGGCAGAAGTGGAAATTGGCGATGAGCAGATTCAGCTAGAGGTGGCCCGCACGCCCCAAGAGCAGGCGATGGGGCTGATGTTTCGCACCGAACTGCCGCCCGATCGGGGAATGCTGTTTCCGTTTGAGTTTGCGCGGCCCGTTCAGTTTTGGATGCAGAACACGCTGATTCCGCTGGATATGGTGTTTTTGCTGGATGGCGAGGTGAAGGAAATTGTCGCCAGTGCGCCGCCCTGTGAAAGCCAGCCCTGTCCGACCTACGGCCCGACGAGTCAGCGGGTAAACCAGGTGATTGAACTAGCCGGAGGACGAGCGGCGGAACTGGGCTTGCAGGTGGGCGATCGCCTCGATATCCGCTTTCTAGACACGCCGCGTCCGGCCAATGCTACCCCTTAG
- a CDS encoding 2OG-Fe(II) oxygenase, which translates to MSYFRQQQNVFSDDYLTELRGQICACRYFAVNNLNRDFVGTKGFSVVFRGEGRSHVEAQFPYFKPYLDIALQPDCNAFYLNPLLLKGGSRVDPHIDRSLRSYCKTIEPPVCVSVLYVQVPEPLQGGELVLRNHRQQVGQIRPRVNRLVWFQGNLTHSINGLKTEGDRLSLVCEQYALEADELHNIPKFTIESRAKLVKQA; encoded by the coding sequence ATGTCCTACTTCCGCCAGCAGCAAAACGTATTCTCCGACGACTATCTCACCGAGTTGCGGGGGCAGATTTGCGCCTGCCGCTATTTTGCAGTGAATAATTTGAACCGGGATTTTGTCGGCACGAAGGGGTTCTCGGTCGTGTTTCGCGGCGAAGGGCGATCGCACGTCGAAGCACAGTTTCCCTATTTCAAACCCTATCTGGACATCGCGCTCCAGCCCGACTGCAACGCCTTTTATCTGAATCCGCTGCTGCTCAAGGGCGGCTCGCGGGTCGATCCGCATATTGACCGATCGCTGCGATCCTATTGCAAGACCATCGAGCCGCCCGTCTGCGTCAGCGTGCTATATGTGCAAGTGCCGGAGCCGCTGCAGGGCGGGGAGTTGGTGCTGCGAAACCACCGCCAGCAGGTGGGGCAGATTCGCCCACGGGTGAATAGGCTGGTGTGGTTTCAGGGCAACCTGACGCATTCTATCAACGGTCTGAAAACCGAGGGCGATCGCCTCAGTTTGGTCTGCGAGCAGTACGCGCTGGAGGCGGACGAACTGCACAATATTCCCAAATTCACCATCGAGTCGCGGGCAAAGCTGGTGAAGCAGGCCTAA
- a CDS encoding DUF1997 domain-containing protein → MTSAFVDSASLSATEETLDTMEPTHFRGHYASCMEMLADAPTVVAYLDDHRTWFRRCAQPMDAAPLGDNGYALTIGRFGAFGYEVEPKIGLNLLPQDQRGFYRIETIDIPDYVAPGYEVDFQAALHMVQPADAATDNLAEPVLTRVEWELDLVVSIQFPRFIQALPKALVQTTGDRLLNQIVRQVSRRLTHKVQDDFHSSHGIPFSRKRKWS, encoded by the coding sequence ATGACATCTGCCTTCGTGGACAGCGCCAGCCTGTCGGCGACCGAAGAAACGCTCGATACGATGGAACCGACTCATTTTCGCGGGCATTACGCAAGCTGCATGGAAATGCTGGCTGACGCGCCGACGGTTGTCGCTTACCTGGATGATCACCGCACCTGGTTTCGCCGCTGTGCCCAGCCGATGGACGCGGCTCCTCTGGGAGACAATGGCTATGCCCTAACGATCGGTCGCTTTGGCGCATTTGGCTATGAGGTGGAACCCAAAATTGGCCTGAACCTGCTGCCTCAGGATCAACGCGGCTTCTATCGGATTGAGACGATCGACATTCCGGACTACGTTGCACCGGGCTATGAGGTGGATTTTCAGGCCGCGCTGCACATGGTTCAGCCCGCAGATGCAGCGACGGACAATCTTGCGGAACCCGTGCTAACCCGCGTAGAGTGGGAGCTTGACCTGGTGGTTTCGATTCAGTTCCCTCGCTTTATCCAGGCGCTTCCCAAGGCGCTGGTGCAAACGACGGGCGATCGCCTGCTGAACCAGATTGTGCGCCAGGTTTCTCGCCGCCTCACCCACAAAGTGCAGGACGATTTTCACAGCAGCCACGGCATCCCCTTTAGCCGCAAGCGGAAGTGGAGCTAG
- a CDS encoding beta strand repeat-containing protein, translating into MSRFFSFLKSSAVQPLRLGLCLGLWLSAALPTTAQVRGDTTLPTPTQVQRQGNEFEITGGTQQGGNLFHSFERFSPGDRTVTFRNVDTVERLITRVTGGTPSEINGILRLLQSDGQISPADFFLINPSGILFGENARLDVGGSVIFSTAERIRFADGTQFSARNPQASPLLTVSIPTGLQFGPAPAPIVNASFSLAANFSRPLRRTGYFGASRYAGLSVLPDRAIALIGGNLDFPGGEITAPGGRIELGSVAQAGTVGLVPTAQGWSVDYSNVRAFGQIHLAGFADISANGDRGGTVRLRASEIRLDEASYISADTLGSLAGGRITIRGDRLTLLNGSQIFANTRSSGPAGRIDLLATSQIQILGAVVGSDGPESSGVFVRVQDGATGNGGRIVLTTRQLNLLDGGQISLDTIGNGRPGSLQILADEINIAGVALDGQGNPIAGDLAGDLNFPVPSTLSAAIFGSQSFQSTDAIPSQIEIQTRRLRVQDGATIQTSTFGVADAGNLSIWASERVEVQGLSPATPDTRAVPAGIFSQSGGTPGTPYIFAPGATGRGGDLSIATGELVVRDGAYIATGSFDANPNALGAGNLTLATRSATLENQGNIVANTNSGVGGNLSLTAQDYLLLRRNSQISTSAGIAGQGGDGGNITLQADFILSVLTENNDITANAFTGDGGAVNIFTRGITGILPQPQLTPQSDITATSERGNSGTITITTPPSTDPTQGVTELPAAPVDASRLIAQRCAASSAIAADRSAFVATGRGGLPPGPNHAFDLPSVRVPWAESAPASSMNAPIHARPPAQAAALDAANLDAANRDAANNQDAASLHTANLTVLPPPDDPDSRTSPLTLREPSDAALSVASRPLQEARGWRQTATGEVILLANLPEPSRFQDVQPLPPGCAAPG; encoded by the coding sequence ATGTCACGTTTCTTCTCTTTCCTGAAATCCTCTGCGGTTCAGCCGCTTCGCCTTGGGCTGTGCCTTGGGCTATGGCTCAGCGCCGCCCTGCCCACCACTGCCCAGGTGCGCGGCGACACCACGCTGCCCACACCGACCCAGGTGCAGCGCCAGGGCAACGAGTTTGAGATTACGGGCGGCACGCAGCAGGGCGGTAACCTGTTCCACAGCTTCGAGCGGTTTTCGCCGGGCGATCGCACGGTGACGTTTCGCAATGTGGACACTGTAGAGCGGCTGATCACCCGCGTCACGGGCGGTACTCCCTCGGAGATTAACGGCATCCTCCGCCTGTTGCAGAGCGACGGGCAGATCAGCCCTGCCGATTTTTTTCTGATCAACCCCAGCGGCATTTTATTTGGAGAAAACGCTCGCCTAGACGTGGGTGGCTCCGTCATTTTCAGCACCGCCGAACGAATTCGCTTTGCCGATGGCACTCAGTTCAGCGCCCGCAATCCGCAAGCGTCGCCGCTGCTGACCGTCAGCATTCCCACTGGGCTACAATTTGGCCCTGCGCCTGCGCCAATTGTGAATGCTTCGTTTAGTCTTGCGGCAAATTTTTCGCGTCCGCTGCGGAGAACGGGCTATTTCGGGGCATCTAGATACGCTGGGCTAAGCGTGTTGCCGGATCGGGCGATCGCCCTGATCGGCGGCAATCTGGATTTTCCAGGCGGCGAAATCACCGCACCGGGCGGGCGCATCGAGTTGGGCAGCGTGGCCCAGGCGGGCACGGTCGGGCTGGTTCCCACAGCACAGGGCTGGTCGGTGGATTATTCCAATGTGCGGGCGTTTGGGCAGATTCACCTGGCGGGCTTTGCCGATATCAGCGCCAATGGCGATCGCGGCGGCACAGTCCGCCTGCGGGCCAGCGAGATTCGACTGGATGAGGCATCCTACATCAGCGCCGACACGCTGGGCAGTTTGGCAGGCGGGCGCATCACGATTCGGGGCGATCGCCTCACCCTGCTCAACGGCTCCCAGATCTTTGCCAATACCCGAAGCAGCGGCCCGGCTGGACGCATTGACCTTCTGGCGACGAGTCAAATCCAAATCCTAGGGGCAGTGGTGGGCAGCGACGGCCCGGAAAGCAGCGGTGTATTCGTGCGAGTGCAGGACGGCGCGACTGGCAACGGCGGGCGCATCGTGCTGACGACCAGGCAGCTAAACCTGCTGGACGGCGGGCAGATCAGCCTCGACACGATTGGCAACGGCCGTCCGGGAAGTTTGCAAATCCTGGCCGATGAGATCAACATTGCAGGCGTAGCGCTCGATGGGCAGGGCAATCCGATTGCGGGCGATCTTGCGGGTGATCTAAATTTTCCGGTTCCCAGCACGCTGTCGGCAGCGATTTTTGGCTCCCAGTCGTTTCAATCCACCGACGCAATTCCCAGCCAGATCGAGATTCAAACGCGACGGCTGCGGGTGCAAGACGGCGCGACGATTCAGACCTCGACCTTTGGCGTTGCGGATGCAGGCAACCTGAGCATTTGGGCGAGTGAGCGGGTCGAGGTGCAGGGACTCTCTCCGGCAACGCCAGATACGAGAGCCGTGCCCGCAGGAATCTTTAGTCAGTCGGGCGGCACACCGGGAACTCCTTACATCTTTGCGCCGGGGGCGACGGGACGGGGGGGCGACCTGTCCATCGCCACGGGGGAACTCGTAGTGCGAGACGGAGCCTACATCGCCACGGGCAGCTTTGATGCCAACCCAAATGCCCTGGGAGCGGGAAATCTGACCCTAGCGACTCGCTCCGCAACGCTAGAAAACCAGGGCAACATCGTCGCCAATACCAACTCTGGTGTGGGCGGCAACCTGAGCCTGACGGCGCAAGACTATCTCTTGCTGCGGCGCAACAGCCAGATCAGCACTTCGGCGGGCATTGCAGGGCAGGGGGGCGATGGCGGCAACATCACGCTGCAAGCAGATTTCATTCTGTCGGTGCTGACGGAGAACAATGACATCACGGCCAATGCCTTTACGGGCGATGGTGGCGCGGTCAATATTTTTACCAGGGGCATTACGGGCATTCTGCCGCAGCCGCAACTCACGCCCCAGAGCGACATTACGGCAACCTCCGAGCGGGGCAACAGCGGCACGATTACCATTACCACGCCGCCTAGCACCGATCCGACGCAGGGTGTAACCGAGTTGCCTGCTGCACCCGTGGATGCGTCGCGGCTGATTGCCCAGCGGTGTGCGGCCAGTTCGGCGATCGCCGCCGATCGCAGCGCCTTCGTAGCCACAGGTCGCGGCGGTCTGCCCCCCGGCCCCAATCATGCGTTCGATCTCCCATCGGTTCGGGTTCCCTGGGCAGAGTCCGCGCCGGCCAGCAGCATGAACGCACCGATTCATGCCCGCCCTCCGGCACAGGCAGCGGCTCTGGATGCTGCCAATCTGGATGCTGCCAATCGGGACGCTGCTAATAATCAGGATGCTGCCAGCTTACACACCGCCAATCTGACGGTCTTGCCCCCGCCCGATGACCCAGATTCCCGAACCTCGCCGCTGACCTTGCGAGAGCCATCGGATGCTGCCTTGTCGGTAGCGTCCAGGCCGCTGCAAGAAGCGCGGGGCTGGCGGCAGACCGCAACGGGCGAAGTGATTCTGCTGGCGAACCTGCCGGAACCATCGAGGTTTCAGGATGTTCAGCCGTTGCCGCCGGGATGCGCTGCACCGGGCTAG
- a CDS encoding urease subunit beta, producing the protein MIPGELFIEPGDIELNAGRPTVTLMVANTGDRPIQVGSHFHFFEVNAALSFDRNQARGMRLDIPAGTAVRFEPGDEKEVTLVALVGSRQVYGLNAQINGPLD; encoded by the coding sequence ATGATTCCTGGCGAACTCTTCATCGAACCTGGCGACATCGAACTCAACGCGGGCCGTCCGACGGTGACGCTGATGGTGGCAAATACGGGCGATCGCCCCATCCAGGTCGGCTCCCATTTCCACTTTTTTGAGGTGAACGCAGCGCTCTCGTTTGACCGCAACCAGGCGCGGGGAATGCGGCTAGACATTCCCGCAGGAACGGCAGTGCGCTTTGAACCGGGCGACGAAAAAGAAGTGACGCTAGTGGCGCTGGTGGGCAGCCGTCAGGTCTATGGGCTGAATGCACAAATAAACGGGCCGCTGGATTAG
- the ureA gene encoding urease subunit gamma, whose amino-acid sequence MQLTPQEKDKLLIFTAALLAERRKAKGLKLNYPESVAYISAAILEGAREGRTVADLMTYGTTLLSRSDVMDGIAEMLHEVQVEATFPDGTKLVTVHDPIR is encoded by the coding sequence ATGCAATTGACTCCCCAGGAAAAAGACAAACTCCTCATCTTTACTGCCGCCCTGCTGGCCGAGCGCCGCAAAGCCAAAGGCCTGAAGCTCAACTATCCCGAATCTGTTGCCTACATTTCCGCCGCCATCCTGGAAGGCGCACGGGAAGGGCGCACCGTCGCCGATCTGATGACCTACGGCACCACCCTCCTCAGCCGCAGCGACGTGATGGACGGCATCGCCGAAATGCTTCACGAAGTACAAGTCGAAGCGACCTTCCCCGACGGGACGAAGCTAGTGACCGTGCATGATCCGATTCGATAA
- the tilS gene encoding tRNA lysidine(34) synthetase TilS, with product MTLSPWTPLHAQLHRGIRQRQLFCRGDRLLMAVSGGQDSLCLAQLLMDLQPKWGWELAIAHCNHRWRPDAGANADYVRLLAESWGVPVFIETAADIPASEAAARAWRYDVLGAIARAHGYSRVATGHTMSDRAETLLYNLVRGSGADGLQSLTWRRELCPGVALVRPLLDVRRVETAEFCQSRGLRVWEDSTNQDLRHPRNRIRQDILPALKAHLNPQAEAALAHTAELLRADVDYLESAAADLLHRALPPAAPPDEHPQLHRPTLQIAPLALQRRALRQFLARHLPEAPGFEPVEKLLALLDAPNRSQTDPFAGGAIARVAGDWIELVDPANRAKQ from the coding sequence ATGACTCTTTCCCCCTGGACACCGCTTCATGCTCAGTTGCACCGGGGCATCCGGCAGCGGCAGTTGTTTTGCAGGGGCGATCGCCTCTTGATGGCGGTGTCGGGCGGCCAAGACTCGCTGTGTCTGGCGCAACTGCTGATGGACTTGCAGCCCAAGTGGGGGTGGGAACTGGCGATCGCCCACTGCAACCACCGCTGGCGACCGGATGCCGGGGCAAATGCCGACTACGTGCGATTGCTGGCGGAATCCTGGGGCGTTCCGGTGTTCATTGAAACGGCAGCAGATATTCCGGCGAGCGAGGCGGCGGCGCGGGCGTGGCGCTATGACGTGCTAGGGGCGATCGCCCGTGCCCACGGCTATTCCCGCGTTGCAACCGGCCACACAATGAGCGATCGCGCCGAAACGCTGCTGTATAACCTGGTGCGCGGCAGCGGAGCCGACGGACTGCAATCCCTCACCTGGCGGCGCGAACTGTGCCCCGGCGTGGCGCTGGTGCGGCCGCTGCTGGACGTGCGCCGGGTAGAAACCGCCGAGTTTTGCCAGTCGCGGGGCTTGCGCGTGTGGGAAGACAGCACCAATCAGGATTTGCGCCATCCCCGCAACCGCATCCGCCAGGACATCTTGCCCGCCCTGAAAGCGCACTTGAATCCCCAGGCAGAGGCGGCTCTGGCCCACACCGCCGAACTGCTCCGCGCCGACGTGGACTACCTGGAATCAGCCGCTGCCGATCTGCTGCACCGGGCACTGCCACCCGCCGCCCCGCCAGACGAACATCCCCAACTCCATCGACCCACGCTGCAAATTGCGCCCCTCGCTCTCCAGCGCCGCGCCCTGCGCCAGTTTCTCGCCCGCCATCTGCCGGAAGCCCCCGGCTTTGAGCCAGTGGAAAAACTGCTGGCCCTGCTCGACGCACCCAACCGCAGCCAAACCGATCCGTTTGCTGGTGGGGCGATCGCCCGTGTCGCTGGAGACTGGATCGAACTCGTTGATCCTGCCAACCGCGCAAAGCAATAA
- a CDS encoding KGK domain-containing protein has protein sequence MNQLPTPLSDDEVIYISVGRVLMSNPTFKVGEFLDALAQAVSEQQGEWSDECEDWFGDGARCEVLRFGNQGWQRGRIRIRLEFFPENQKLLQAERPRQERSGGPRERAGRPPRDEIYSRRDEVYEVYREDDY, from the coding sequence ATGAATCAACTGCCAACGCCGCTGAGTGACGACGAAGTAATCTACATCAGCGTGGGACGAGTGCTGATGAGCAATCCCACGTTTAAGGTGGGCGAATTTTTGGACGCGCTGGCGCAGGCGGTCAGCGAGCAGCAGGGCGAATGGTCGGACGAGTGCGAAGACTGGTTTGGAGATGGCGCTCGCTGCGAAGTGCTGCGGTTTGGCAATCAGGGCTGGCAGCGCGGCCGCATCCGGATTCGCCTAGAGTTTTTCCCCGAAAACCAAAAGCTGCTCCAGGCAGAACGACCCCGGCAAGAGCGCAGCGGCGGGCCGCGAGAACGGGCCGGTCGCCCCCCCCGCGACGAAATCTACAGCCGCCGGGATGAGGTGTACGAGGTGTATCGAGAGGACGATTATTAG
- the ccsB gene encoding c-type cytochrome biogenesis protein CcsB has protein sequence MNLVSLQGWLDNAAFAVLFVTMLVYWAGAAFPTVPYLQTAGTTGMAIANLCIAGLLGARWIEGGYFPLSNLYESLFFVAWGITAMHLLAENMSRSRLVGAVTAPVAMGIAAFAALSLPDAMQHSEPLVPALKSNWLMMHVSVMLLSYAALMVGALMAIAFLIVTRGQEVELRGSSVGTGGFRDARYRIKRAGQAVDTLEPLTASTGNTAVLETAPAVAAAPLSPQRLSLADTLDNISYRIIGLGFPLLTIGIIAGAVWANEAWGSYWSWDPKETWALITWLVFAAYLHARITRGWQGRRPAILAASGFLVVWVCYLGVNLLGKGLHSYGWFL, from the coding sequence ATGAATCTGGTTTCACTCCAGGGCTGGCTGGATAATGCCGCCTTTGCGGTGTTGTTTGTGACGATGCTGGTGTATTGGGCAGGCGCGGCGTTTCCCACCGTGCCCTACCTGCAAACGGCGGGAACGACGGGGATGGCGATCGCCAATCTCTGCATCGCGGGGCTATTGGGCGCTCGCTGGATCGAGGGCGGCTATTTTCCCCTCAGCAATCTTTACGAATCACTGTTTTTCGTTGCCTGGGGCATTACTGCGATGCACCTGCTGGCGGAAAACATGAGCCGCAGCCGCCTAGTGGGAGCCGTCACTGCACCCGTGGCGATGGGCATCGCGGCCTTTGCGGCGCTGTCTCTGCCCGATGCCATGCAGCATTCCGAGCCGCTGGTGCCTGCGCTCAAGTCCAACTGGCTGATGATGCATGTCAGTGTCATGCTGCTGAGCTACGCTGCGCTGATGGTGGGGGCGTTGATGGCGATCGCCTTTTTGATTGTGACGCGGGGGCAGGAGGTCGAGTTACGCGGCAGTTCTGTGGGCACAGGGGGCTTCCGGGATGCCCGGTATCGCATCAAGCGGGCAGGCCAAGCGGTGGACACCCTAGAGCCACTTACTGCCAGCACTGGCAACACCGCTGTCTTGGAAACTGCGCCTGCCGTTGCCGCCGCGCCCTTGTCGCCCCAGCGCCTCAGCCTAGCCGACACCCTCGACAATATCAGCTATCGCATCATTGGGCTGGGCTTCCCGCTGCTCACCATCGGCATCATCGCCGGAGCCGTCTGGGCCAACGAAGCCTGGGGTTCTTACTGGAGTTGGGACCCCAAAGAAACCTGGGCGCTAATTACCTGGCTGGTCTTTGCGGCCTATCTCCACGCCCGCATCACACGCGGCTGGCAGGGTCGTCGTCCGGCGATTCTGGCGGCATCGGGCTTTTTGGTGGTGTGGGTGTGCTACCTTGGCGTGAACCTGCTGGGCAAGGGACTGCACAGCTACGGCTGGTTTCTGTAG
- a CDS encoding TldD/PmbA family protein, which produces MSLRLPDAQNLLSDLIARYSPRVDYLSIRLEESEATDILLRGGKVETLSEGIAVGGQVRACYRGGWGFASFNRLETLVERIEEAIAAARLVGDDETLLAPVDPVRDIRSLVLAGTDPRHVPLARKKELCSHYADILRSVDDRITTTSVRYGDSIQHMLLATSDGTLIEQSWADMEMRFAATARNGETVQTGRETTGSRKGYEDLENLDEQVRGAAQRAVHALSLPPVKGNTYTVVIDPILTGLFVHEAFGHLSEADMTYENPDLMEVMTLGRRFGSPELQIFDGAAPEGHRGSYAYDDEGVPATTTQLIQDGVLVGRLHSRETAGKLGEAATGNARCLDYHYPPIVRMTNTWIAPGTTPVADLCADIQEGVYARNWIGGMTNGEMFTFTAGEAWMIRNGELAEPVRDVTLSGNVFTTLADIEAIADDFLWDESGGCGKGGQSGLPVGCGGPSLRIRNIVVGGEVPEE; this is translated from the coding sequence ATGTCTCTCCGTCTCCCCGATGCCCAAAACCTGTTGAGCGACCTGATCGCCCGCTACAGTCCCCGTGTGGACTATCTTTCGATTCGGCTAGAAGAATCGGAAGCCACCGACATTTTGCTGCGGGGGGGCAAGGTGGAAACCCTCAGCGAAGGCATTGCCGTGGGCGGGCAAGTGCGGGCTTGCTATCGGGGCGGCTGGGGCTTTGCCAGCTTCAATCGGCTGGAAACGCTGGTGGAGCGAATTGAAGAGGCGATCGCCGCGGCCCGGCTTGTCGGCGACGATGAAACCCTGCTGGCCCCGGTCGATCCTGTCCGCGATATCCGTTCCCTCGTGCTAGCAGGCACAGACCCGCGCCATGTTCCCCTCGCCCGCAAAAAGGAACTCTGTAGCCACTACGCCGACATTCTTCGCAGCGTAGACGATCGCATTACCACCACCTCCGTCCGCTATGGCGACAGCATTCAGCACATGCTGCTGGCCACCTCCGACGGAACGCTGATCGAGCAGTCTTGGGCGGATATGGAAATGCGCTTTGCTGCCACTGCCCGGAACGGCGAAACCGTGCAAACAGGTCGCGAAACCACAGGTTCCCGCAAGGGCTATGAAGACCTGGAAAACCTGGATGAACAGGTGCGTGGCGCAGCCCAGCGGGCCGTTCACGCCCTTTCGCTGCCCCCCGTCAAGGGCAATACCTATACCGTCGTCATTGATCCCATCCTGACGGGGCTGTTTGTGCATGAGGCGTTTGGGCATCTGTCGGAAGCCGACATGACCTACGAAAACCCCGATCTAATGGAAGTGATGACGCTGGGGCGACGGTTTGGCTCGCCAGAGCTACAAATTTTTGACGGCGCGGCCCCAGAGGGACATCGCGGCAGCTATGCCTACGACGATGAGGGCGTGCCTGCGACCACGACGCAATTGATTCAGGACGGTGTGCTGGTCGGGCGGCTGCACTCCCGCGAAACGGCGGGCAAGCTGGGTGAAGCGGCTACCGGAAACGCCCGCTGTCTGGACTATCACTATCCGCCCATTGTCCGCATGACCAACACCTGGATTGCCCCTGGCACCACGCCTGTCGCCGACCTCTGTGCCGATATTCAGGAAGGGGTCTACGCTCGCAATTGGATTGGCGGCATGACCAACGGCGAAATGTTTACCTTTACCGCAGGCGAAGCCTGGATGATCCGCAATGGGGAACTGGCGGAACCCGTGCGCGATGTGACGCTATCGGGCAACGTATTCACTACGCTGGCAGATATTGAGGCGATCGCCGATGATTTTCTGTGGGACGAGTCGGGCGGCTGCGGCAAGGGCGGTCAGAGCGGGCTACCCGTGGGCTGCGGCGGCCCTAGTCTCCGCATTCGCAATATCGTCGTCGGCGGCGAAGTGCCCGAAGAATAG